The region ACAAACGCCGTGAAAAAGCAAATGAAAGTGAAGTTATGAATATTATCGGAAGTGTTGAAGGTCATGATGTTATTATGATTGATGACATGGTAGATACTGCTGGGACTATGGTTAAAGCTGCTACTGCACTTAAAAACAAAGGTGCTACTTCAGTTATGGCTTGTGCAACTCACGCTGTTTTAAGCGGAAAAGCTTATGACAACATTGAAAATGGCGAACTTGATGAGCTAATAGTTACAAACACTTTAGAGTCAAAACCACATAAAAAGATAAAAGTCTTAACAGTAGCTCCTCTATTTGCAGAAGTAATTCGTCGTGTTTATCACAATGAAAGTGTTAATGGTCTTTTTGCTTAATTAGTCCGTAAAAGGAACAAGTCCCTTTTACTTCGCTGGAGCCGCTGAGGCTACTAAAGCTTGCCTCTTTGAGGCAGAATATTTTTATTAGGAAATATTAATTGAAAAACATAAGAAATTTTTCTATCATCGCTCATATCGATCACGGTAAAAGTACTTTAGCTGACCGTATTATCCAAGAGTGTGGCTCTGTAACAGAGAGAGAACTGAAATCTCAAATGATGGATACCATGGACATTGAGCAAGAACGTGGTATTACCATAAAAGCTCAAAGTGTTAGACTTGATTATGTAAAAGATGGACAGCACTACATCCTAAATCTCATCGATACTCCGGGTCACGTTGACTTCTCTTATGAAGTTAGCAAATCTTTAGCATCTAGTGATGGCGCTTTGCTTATTGTAGATGCAGCTCAAGGAGTTGAAGCTCAGACTATTGCAAATGTTTACTTAGCACTTGACAATGACTTAGAACTTATCCCTGTTATAAACAAGATAGATTTACCTGCTGCTGAACCGCTTAGAGTGGCTGAAGAGATAGAAACAAGCATAGGTATAGATGCTACAGATGCTTGTTTGATCTCTGCAAAAACAGGTGTTGGGATTCGCGAACTTATAGATGCAATAGTCGATCGCATACCTGCTCCTGTAGGTAATCCTGATGCTACAACAAAAGCTATTATTTATGACTCATGGTTTGATCAATACTTAGGTGCTTTAGCCTTAGTTCGTGTATTTGATGGTAACTTAAAAAAGGGTCAAAACATCAAACTTATGAGCAATGGCGAAGAGCATCAGATACTTGACTTATTGTATCCACATCCTATGAAAAAAATCAAAACTCAAACTATTGATTGTGGAGAGATAGGCATAGTTGTTTTAGGTTTAAAAGAAGTTAGTGTTGTAAATGTTGGCGATACTATCACAGATGCTAAAAATCCTACAAAAGAGCCAGCCCTAAAATATGAACCGGCAAAACCATTTGTATTTGCTGGCATCTATCCAATAGATACAGACAAGTTTGAAGACTTAAGAGATGCACTTGATAAGCTAAAACTAAATGACTCTTCACTTAGTTATGAGCCTGAAACATCAGTAGCTCTTGGTTTTGGTTTTCGTGTAGGTTTTCTTGGGATGCTACACATGGAAGTTATCAAAGAGAGACTTGAGCGTGAGTTTAACCTTGATTTGATTGCATCTGCACCATCTGTTGTATATAAAGTTTATCTTACAAATGGGACTA is a window of uncultured Sulfurimonas sp. DNA encoding:
- the lepA gene encoding translation elongation factor 4 codes for the protein MKNIRNFSIIAHIDHGKSTLADRIIQECGSVTERELKSQMMDTMDIEQERGITIKAQSVRLDYVKDGQHYILNLIDTPGHVDFSYEVSKSLASSDGALLIVDAAQGVEAQTIANVYLALDNDLELIPVINKIDLPAAEPLRVAEEIETSIGIDATDACLISAKTGVGIRELIDAIVDRIPAPVGNPDATTKAIIYDSWFDQYLGALALVRVFDGNLKKGQNIKLMSNGEEHQILDLLYPHPMKKIKTQTIDCGEIGIVVLGLKEVSVVNVGDTITDAKNPTKEPALKYEPAKPFVFAGIYPIDTDKFEDLRDALDKLKLNDSSLSYEPETSVALGFGFRVGFLGMLHMEVIKERLEREFNLDLIASAPSVVYKVYLTNGTMIDVQNPSQLPEVQKIDHIEEPYVRATVITPSEYLGNIITLLISKRGTQTKMTYLNEQRVMLEYEIPMNEIVMDFYDTLKSISKGYASFDYDPIEFKTGDLVKLDIKVAGEAVDALSVVVPRTQALSRGRILVKNMKEQIPRQLFEVAVQASLGSQIIARETVKSMGKNVTAKCYGGDITRKRKLLEKQKAGKKRMKSIGKVQLPQEAFMSVLKMD